CCAGTTCCAGCCAATGCTCGCCGCAGTCCGGCTCGCTCGGTACGCCGGCATGCAGGCCGATGCTCAGGCTCAGCGCTATCGACTGTTGTTGGTAGAGGCAGGGATTGAGCGCGAGCTCTTCGCGCAGTTGTTCGGCCAGGTCGAGTGCGCCGGTGAGATCGGTACTGTCGAGCAAGATGACGAATTCTTCGCCGCCGAAGCGTGCCAGCAAGTCGCTACTGCGCAGGCGCTGCTGGATACGCTGGGCTGCATGGCGCAGGCAGGCATCGCCGGCGAGATGGCCGTAGCGGTCATTGACCTGCTTGAAGTGATCCAGATCCAGCATCAGGACCGCCAGTGACTGTCGGCTGCGCACGGCGCGGGCGCAGGCGCGAGCCAGTTCTTCGCTGAGTGTCTGGCGGTTGAACAGGCCGGTAAGCCCGTCGCGTCGATTCAGCTCGGCCAGGCGCAGGTTGGCGTTGGACAGTTGCTGCAGGGTGTCCTGCAGCGTCGCGGTGCGCTCCTGTACGCGCTGTTCCAGGCTTTCGCTGATCTGCGTTTGCAGTTCCAGGTGCTTGGTCTGTTCGCTGCGCAGGCGGCGCTCCTGATCGATCAGCTTGGCCTGAGCCTGGCGTTCGGCTTGCTGCACCTGGCGGATGCGCGAGGCCAGGGCGATGGAGAACACCGTCATCTCGATCAGGCCGCCAATCTGCTGGGCATGCAGGGTCAGCAGCGAGTAGGGCAGCAGTCCGGTGCCGGTGAGGATGCTGGCAAGGCTGGCGGCGATCAGCACGAACCAGCCCAGGGCGAACAGGCGCGCGGCTGCGTAACCGCCGCGCCAGCGCAGCAGGGTGATGACGAAGGCGGCCAGTGCGCAGGCGGTCACCAGCACGAAGCTGCCGATCAGGGCGGGTGCATACGGGCCAAACAGCGCCATGCCCAGCACCAACCAGGCGCAGGCCTTGAGCGTATTGGCGACCCAGCGATAAGGCCTGGCGGCCTTGTCCAGATCCAGCACGCCGTAGGTGAATTGAATGCCGAACAATGTCGCCAGGGCGGAGCTGAGCGGGAAGCTCAGTTGATGCCAGGCCAGCGCGTTGGGCCACAACCATTGCAGGGCGAAGCCGAGCTGGATGAACTGGTAGAGACTGAAGCTGGCGACGAACAGGCTGTACCAGAGGTAGTTGCGGTCGCGGGTGATGCAGAAAATGCTCAGGCTGTAGATCAGCATTGCCATCAGGGCGCCGAAGAACAGGCCCTGCAGCAACAGGCTGCGCTGCTCCTGATGATCGAACGCATCACGGGTCATCAGACTGGCGCTGAGGTTGGCCGAGCCGTCGGTTTGCATGCGCAGCCAAATGCGCTGGCGTTCGCCAGACGCTACGTGCAGAGGCAGTACCAGTTGGCGGTGCTCGACCCAGCGCCAGTCGAAGGGGCGCTGGTCTCCTGCGCGGTAGATGCGTTTGCCGTCCAGGCCGTAGGCGTCCAGTTGATCCAGCAGTGGGTTACCGATCAGCAGCACCCAGCCCAGCGAGCGGCTGTGCGGGTTGTGTAAGTCCAGGCGTAGCCAGTAGGTGCTGCCGCTGTAGCCGAAGCTGGCATCGCGCCGCTCCACTGCTTGCCAGGCGGAGTCGGGCAGTGCGCGCACATCGGTGATGTCGGCACGGCCATCCGGGTCTTCCCAGAACGCCATGTAAGGCCCGGGCAATGTCTGCGTCTGACCAATCGGCAGCGGCAGGCTTTGCGCCCAGGTCAGTGCTGGCAGCAGCAGAAGCATCAATAGGCGCAGGGTGGCAGTCAATTGCTCGTTCTCGGGCTCTCGTGCGAGTGCGCTGCATTATGGCGCGCGATGATGGCACGATGAAAGCTCGGCGCTGCACGGAGAGGCCGTGCGGCGTATCATGCGGCACCTGATCGACTGGCCGCCGAGGAAGCAGGCAGCCGCATTCTGGAATCGGATCACCCGGCTTGCCGCATGCAGGCTGCATACCTGGAGGTAGAGTCATGAACTGGGAGTTGCCCGACCCCTTCGTCATCGATATCGAAGTGAGCGCAGACGACATCGACGGCCTCGGTCATGCCAACAACGCGGTGTACGTCAGTTGGCTGGAGCGTTGCGCCTGGCGGCACTCGCAGTTCCTTGGGCTGGACCTGGTCGAATACCGCCGCCTGGATCGCGCCATGGCTGTGGTGCGTCATGAGATCGACTACCTCGCCAGCGCCTACGAAGGGCAGCATCTGCAGATGGCGACCTGGATCGTCGAATCCGATCAGCGCCTGAAGATGGATCGACGTTTCCAGCTGGTGCGTCCGGAGGATGGCGTTACCTTGCTGCGTGCCAAGACCACCTTCGTCTGCATCGAACTGTCCAGTGGGCGCCCCAAGCGCATGCCGGCGGAGTTCGTCGAGGGCTATGGCAAGGCGCTGACGCCGCCTTATCCGCTGGAGCTGTAGGCTGCTCAGTCATCCTGCGGCGCAAGAAACACCTGCTCCGGCTCTACCATGACGGCGAAGTGACGGGTTTCGCCGGGGCGGAGGATGACGGACTGCGCCACATCCGGCCC
The genomic region above belongs to Pseudomonas sediminis and contains:
- a CDS encoding sensor domain-containing diguanylate cyclase: MTATLRLLMLLLLPALTWAQSLPLPIGQTQTLPGPYMAFWEDPDGRADITDVRALPDSAWQAVERRDASFGYSGSTYWLRLDLHNPHSRSLGWVLLIGNPLLDQLDAYGLDGKRIYRAGDQRPFDWRWVEHRQLVLPLHVASGERQRIWLRMQTDGSANLSASLMTRDAFDHQEQRSLLLQGLFFGALMAMLIYSLSIFCITRDRNYLWYSLFVASFSLYQFIQLGFALQWLWPNALAWHQLSFPLSSALATLFGIQFTYGVLDLDKAARPYRWVANTLKACAWLVLGMALFGPYAPALIGSFVLVTACALAAFVITLLRWRGGYAAARLFALGWFVLIAASLASILTGTGLLPYSLLTLHAQQIGGLIEMTVFSIALASRIRQVQQAERQAQAKLIDQERRLRSEQTKHLELQTQISESLEQRVQERTATLQDTLQQLSNANLRLAELNRRDGLTGLFNRQTLSEELARACARAVRSRQSLAVLMLDLDHFKQVNDRYGHLAGDACLRHAAQRIQQRLRSSDLLARFGGEEFVILLDSTDLTGALDLAEQLREELALNPCLYQQQSIALSLSIGLHAGVPSEPDCGEHWLELADRALYRAKAGGRNRVVSYEAMAFKAP
- a CDS encoding acyl-CoA thioesterase, producing MNWELPDPFVIDIEVSADDIDGLGHANNAVYVSWLERCAWRHSQFLGLDLVEYRRLDRAMAVVRHEIDYLASAYEGQHLQMATWIVESDQRLKMDRRFQLVRPEDGVTLLRAKTTFVCIELSSGRPKRMPAEFVEGYGKALTPPYPLEL